Proteins co-encoded in one Solanum stenotomum isolate F172 unplaced genomic scaffold, ASM1918654v1 scaffold18934, whole genome shotgun sequence genomic window:
- the LOC125850729 gene encoding tropinone reductase homolog At5g06060-like, which yields MATMATGEEQSSSSNRVQKWSLHGKTALVTGGTRGIGSAIVEELAGFGASVHTCSRNKKELDEKIQEWEAKGFKVTGSVCDLFSKEQREELIHTVSSVFEGKLNILVNNAAISMIKRTADISVEDYSKIMGTNVESPFHITQIAYPLLKACGNTASIVFISSLAGSLALPALSVYGASKGAINQLTKFLACEWASDGIRVNTVSPFAVNTSILKAEDIDPPLLENYSELMCRTPLKPIAEPDEISPLVAFLCLPAASHITGQIILVDGGFSAGSFKFQS from the exons ATGGCTACGATGGCGACAGGGGAAGAACAGAGTAGCAGTAGCAACAGAGTCCAGAAATGGTCCCTTCATGGGAAAACAGCTCTAGTTACTGGAGGAACCAGAGGTATCGG GAGTGCAATAGTGGAGGAATTGGCAGGATTTGGAGCAAGTGTTCATACATGTTCAAGAAACAAGAAAGAACTTGATGAGAAGATTCAAGAATGGGAAGCAAAAGGATTTAAGGTGACTGGCTCTGTTTGTGATTTATTTTCTAAAGAACAGAGAGAAGAGCTTATTCACACTGTTTCCTCTGTTTTTGAGGGCAAGCTCAATATACTA gTGAATAATGCAGCAATAAGTATGATAAAACGAACAGCAGATATAAGTGTGGAagattattcaaaaattatggGAACCAATGTGGAGTCACCTTTCCACATCACTCAAATTGCTTATCCTCTTTTGAAAGCATGTGGAAATACTGCTAGCATTGTCTTCATTTCCTCCCTTGCTGGTTCTCTTGCACTCCCTGCTCTTTCTGTCTACGGAGCCTCTAAAG GTGCAATCAACCAGCTTACCAAGTTTTTGGCATGCGAATGGGCTAGTGATGGAATTCGCGTTAATACAGTCTCTCCATTCGCTGTCAACACTAGCATTTTGAAAGCG GAGGATATTGACCCGCCATTATTGGAGAATTATTCAGAATTGATGTGTAGAACACCATTGAAACCAATAGCAGAACCTGATGAGATATCTCCATTGGTGGCATTTCTTTGTCTTCCTGCTGCTTCACATATTACTGGTCAGATCATTCTTGTTGATGGTGGATTTTCAGCTGGTAGTTTCAAATTTCagtcttaa